Below is a window of Solanum stenotomum isolate F172 chromosome 7, ASM1918654v1, whole genome shotgun sequence DNA.
GGTAAGAGTCCTAATAAAATTTGTTGGTTAATAGTTAGCAAAAGATAAAGAAACTATGCTTATTTAAATTCATAAGAAGCAACAATTTAAACTTGTTCAAAATTATTGCAATGAAGTTCGTTGCTATGTAGACATTCATCTTTCATTTGATgacgaatatatatatatatgttgaacaGTTGCTCTAAATTTATTACTCTTTCTTTACAGGATAGGTTTATCCATATAAAGGGTGAGATAGATTAGATTTATTGCCCTTGAGAAAATAAAACATGATGTCAGGAAAAGGCGATTAGATGCAATGTAGATTAAATATTGAGTATGATCGTTGAGACCAAACTATAAATCAATAGTACCACGAGTCGTGGACTGACTCGTGGTTTCCTGGGTCAATTTTTTGGATTCTCTGAAGTTTTCCACAGGTCCCAGTACATGTCATACTTTCAAAGTATGAGTTGTAGTTTGACTCGTAGTGCCTGGGACAGAAATTTTCAGACTGGAGAATCTTTGATAAAACGATCATAACTTTTTATTACGACATATGAAAGaagactcaaagacctttaatttggaGGATAATGGGACAGATAGTAGCTCATATTCTTAGCATATATGCTCGTTCGAAATTAACCTTGCACTATCTTATACAAAAACTTAATTGGCAGAGAATCTTTAAAATAGACTTAGTGCTAGAGGTTCCTTTATGACATTATTTCACATCAATACACTTACCACACTTGAAAATTGATATTAACACATACGCACAATTAAAAATCTAGTATGCGTCTATATACATACGAAGAATTATTTGATTCTTGGTTTAAAAATAATTGGGGTGTTACTCTGAGTAATCATACTTAGAATATGATATAGTAGAGCTAGTAAGTTCTTCGGTCTCCCAATGATAAAACATATGACTTTAGCTGCCACTTATTCCAACTCCCGTTGAGGATACTCTTTTATGAAGTGAGCAGCACTTCCACATTGGTGACATATATGCTCTTGATTTGTATTTTTAGAAAAGTTTTTGAAAACTTATCATTTTAAATCTTTGACCTTTCTCTAATAATGCGTTTCAATCTCTTTGCCAGTagagtaatattttaataatcaaTTCTAGTAGACTTGAGGATCAGTTCTTCCTTTTTCTAAGACTAGTAGTTTCACACTTCTAAGTATTTTTAAGTTAATAAGTCATGAGGTTCCCAATCAATTGATCCATAGTGATAGTATCCATATATCTAGCTTCTTCTATGACTTCCACTATACTTTTCCATGAttcttgttaaaaaaaaaaaaagactgaGTAGTTTTTTACTACCTTGCAAATGGGTATGATTTCTTCAACTGAATAAATCTCATTTGTGATTGATGAGAACCctgtatacatattttttatgtggTGTATGGGTTAAGTCCAAACCACTTCCTTTGATGAAGTAGATGGCTTACTGCTTTCCAATTTTCTAGAAAGACTTAGTCAAAGTTAGCTGCGAAGTTAGTGGCCTTTTATGGCTGATTAGTGGGACATTTTCTTATCCAACTTCTATCCACTTCGTAAGCGGCTGCTAGTTAtctttttcttgtataaattgaGATGTTCATGTTAATGAAATGCTGAAATTTTAATGAGTTCTTTGTGCTTTAATACTTCAATTCAGTATTAAAATAGTCTACGTACTAACATTAATATGgaatttcattcttttaagTTGTTCAAATCTCTTTTAATTATCGACATATATAATATTCTAACTTCCTTGTTGCTGCTGTAGATGTACTCACCCCTACCTATTCTTGGTTGTCTTTCTTCCTTGATTACAGCTAGAGAATCAAAGTTGTGGAGAAGATTATGTTCATTACCTCGTCAAAGCCAATATTTTCAAGGGATGTTTGTCTATTGTGATCTTAATTACAAGGAATCtcaaattgtaatatttcacaATAGCAAGAGAGTCAAGACAATATGTACACATTCCAGCAACTTTATTACTTAGCAGAACCAGAGAAAGAAAAGTTCCTCTTGAACTTTcataaataacattttttaacCTCTTTCAAGGTTGTATAATGTTATGATAAAAAACTGAGAATTCAAAGAAGTATGAGCGTGACTATGCCTGCTGATTATGCTAACTCTGAAATGATCTGCTTTGCTTCTTCAACAACCGACCTTTTTGCCAGTCCATCAATCATATGTACACCAATCCAAGTTTTCTGCATTCCTCAATGATTTCCCAGTTTATCAATGTTATGCCATATATCTACTGAAGCAGTTGCTGTTTTTTCTTAAATAGCACAATGTACTTCAAGTGTTTTTCAGACGTGTGCGGCTATAGAGATCTAAGGTGTCCTTATGATTGGGATCCAAGCAGAGGGCTGCTTCACTATCTTGGAGAGCACGAGAGAAATCAGTCATTGACTCATGGAATGCTGCTCGAAGATTAAGCATTTGCAAGTCAGGTTTGAAAGAAATGGCTCTTGTGAGCTCCTCCACAGCCTCAGTCTCCCTCTGGTCATCCATGAGCACTGTTGCATCCAACATTCAAATTCAGTATGAACAAGGCAAAACTCACGGCTGACAAGGCAATAAGAATTGCTAAACTTGCAGCTGATACCTAATCATTCCTGGGGACCAGTACGGAGGAACTTTGATATATCCTCCTAGTTTCATCTCAGTTAGTAAGAACTTCGGAAATGTAGAACAACAATTTCATCCAAATAGTATCAAACATATACACAAACATCACATTGTGTTAACCAGCCAATAAATCTCCATGCAAGAACAAATTTACTGTACTGAAGAAGAATCTACATCACTGTTTTATTAGACTGAACCAAAAGCTCACAATCTTACACAAAATTGATCATCATTTACAAGGAAAAAATGCCAACTTACTAAATTGACCCAGTAAAAAAGTACTGAAGAGAATTTTGGCTAGCGTTATGTAGGAGATTGTCCTATTTTCAGAACatgcaatttctttttttaattgcaTAGTGGTCAGTGACcgattttattaataaaaatgaaaagaataacaACCAGACTGGCCAAGAGTCTCAAAACAACTCTGAAAGTAGAAAAGCAGTAAAAGAAAGGCAAGGTCCAAAGCATAGACCTGGCCCTAAATATTCTAGAAATGTGATTGTCGATCTCAGGAGTTGGACCTACAATCGTCTAATGGCATTGAGTGAGTTTCAGAAAATGCTACTGGAAGCCTGCATTTTCTTCTCTGGGTGATCTTCCAGCTGGGACCTGATGGTGACTCCGGTATTAAGCTTTGCGTCCGAGCCTTCACTGTTCCAAAATAAGTTTCCGTCTCCTTGTTTACTTCGTTTTTTAGTTGTTTGAACCCATTCCATTATTGTGTCTTCTATAGGAGGTTGGGGTGAGTCCATTTCTGAATGGATCAATAAAAGGGTGTTATCTGGGGTCTGCAGATCATTATGTAGGTGTCCTTCCGctctttctttttatgtttgCCTTATTTTTCAGCTACTAACCCGGTTTTCCTTCTGTGCCTTATCAGCTGGGAGTGGTGGAAGCCATGCTTGCACTCCCCCAGTAGGGTTTTCTGTTGCACTCTGACTACAAGAACTAATTTGATGCTGCAGTCCTTTGATTTTGGTGAAGTTGCTTTTTTATAGCTACAGTAGAATATACTTGCTAGAATAACTGCAGCCGGAATTCCTGAATAGTTATCGAATACTCTGTAAATGTGCTGATTGAATTCTCTATTCACTCttttcattcctttctttcttgTTTGTATGTGTTATAGCTGTTTATTTTGCGAGTGCTTATCCTGATTAATGGTAATTGTGCTTTGTCTGTGTTCAAGATCTTCCTACCTATGGTTGGTAGATCTTGAAAAGTGTGGTAATGTTGTATTCCTTGTTGATTGATGGTTGTGTTAGCTAGGAAATCTGCCAATTGGTTTCCTTCTCTAAACGTGTCTGATTCGTGCACTGAGAGTGGCCATGATTTCTTTTACTTCCTCCACCTATTCTGCAATTCCCCAAGTTACTCTCCATGCGTCCTGTAGTATGTTCTTTAAACTCAGAGAGTCAGTTTCAAGGAGAACATTCTACACCATGTGTAGAGCAATACTTTATGGCCTCTAAGCTAGCCATAATCACTGCTTCAGTATTCGTTGCAACACCAATGTCCTCAGCTTGAGCATATATCAGATCACCCATATTGTTCCTTAGAGAGAAACCATAGGAGCTTGACCTGGATTGCCTTTGCTACCCTCATCAGTGTTGCACTTAACTTTATACCCTTCTGGTATCTTCCAACAAATCAGCATGTAGTGCAACTTAGGTTTGTAACTGCTTGGGTAGTTCAGTATCCTTGTACATTCCATTGGTACCCCTGCAAACCAAAGGGTAGTTGACTCTGATTAGTTTATGGATGGTATCTTGAACTTGTTGCATTGCTGTATCATTCTACTGTATGTAGAATTTCCTCCATGTCTGATTGTGTTTCTTCTCTTCCATAACTTCCACATGATGATTGTTGGGACAGGCTTTGAAAATTGCCTGCAATTTGGGAGCAGCAGGCAATTTCCACCACTTAACTATGAGTTGTTGCAGGTGCAACTCTGCACCCTTCTGTAAATATACATGCACTAGAAGCAAACCACTTCCAGAGCCTAGTGACTACAGAAGATTTTGGATATAGGTGGATTATTGTTTCCTGCTCATGAGCATCACAACACCGACATCTAGAGGCAATACAAATGTTCATCCTCTTTAGGTTGTcatcaaaagttatttttctcCTCCATACCCTCGGAAGAAATCAATTTTGAATGGCAAGCCCTTTGCCCATATGAAATCTTAATCCATCCTCGCTTGTTATTTATGCCTCAACAAATCACAGGCATATTTTATTGTGAAAGACCCTTTTGTGTTCTCTATCCACCAGGCCTTGAGTTGACAGGGTTGACTAATGCTATCCATGATGTGGTCTGTCATTTCCACTGAGATGTTATCTAGTAGCTTCTGCCTATTCAACTCCACATTAGAGATTAGACTCTTTACCTCAATTTCTTCCTACCCAGCATTCTCCTCTTCCAGAATGTATAGCGCCCCTTCTTTGGTCCAGTTATCAAACCAGAAACTGGGTGTACCTGATTTCACTTGCCACCAAATATTATGCTCAACCTCATCCCTGACAAGGATCATCTTTCTCTACACATGAGAGGCACATGTTCCTTTAGCAATGGTTGGGATGTAGTTTCTAGCAGTATTTGTTCCATATGTAAGTGCTCCATAGTGAGAAGGTGGATGTTCTACAATTCAACCATAGTTTAGCAAAAAAGGGCCTTAGATACATCTACTAAGGATTGGAAACCCAACCCTCCTACTAAGTATAATTGTTGGTTTTTTAGAAGATGTGGCAGCAAAAAGTATTGACTGAAATAtctctcaatatttttattaagaataataGGGCTTTAAATAGCCAATTTGAAAACAGTCTGCAGAAAATCTAcattacaaaaattcaaaaaaggctaaaaaatttcaacaactaaaacaacataacaaaaatttcaaattcaaattcatcctAAATCTTGGTAACttaaaatgctaaaaaaattaCTGCGGTAGCTAAAAGCAAATTAAACATTCCTCTTTTGCTTTAGTTACCgcaatttaaaaaaagatgttcaaccctaatttggtgtttaattcttttaattattttgaacttgCTCAAtcttttatattgatttttctcttcttctttctttttctacttttggttttgcatataaaaaaaactttcaatAATCTTGTCTTGTTTGAAAGCTCTTTTGAAAGTGTTTTAATCTAGAAAATTATAGGATTTGCAAGGAGTAGTTGCAAGAAATTTTCTTCCATCACGACATTCCAAAACACATAGGtttcaaaagatgatttcatTCTCACCGACCAAATGTGATAGTTTCCGACTTTCCGTCAATGAAAATATGTGGGGCAGTGAAAGAGAGACTATTGATtgccattttttaaaataagttaaaaggtTTGTTGAAGCAGCTAGATAACATTTCAGTGGAAAtagctcctatgcaatagctcacaAACCACACAGGAGAGGTAACCTGCACTAGGCAAGACCGTTGCGACGAGATCAACCAAGGTAGCACTACCATCATCCTCTCATGTAGCATTCCGGAGATGATCTTGTTGGCAACAGTACTTAGACTAATTGGCCTAAGGTTAGTGAAGTTACTAACCTTTTCCTTCTTGAAAATAAGAACTAGATTGGTGTGAGTGATATCCCAAGGCACTTTATTTGAGTTCCTCACATCCACACATTCATTGGCAATAAGAATGGCATCTATGATCTGCCTACCCTTAATGAAAGTTATTTGATGTTTATCCACCAACTTAGACATCACTTTCTTAAGCCTTTCTATTAGGATCTTGGATATGATTTATAGACACTGCCAATCAGACTAATGGGCCTAAAATCCTTCAATTCTGAAGTGtacatcttttttattttgagacaGACTTTCCTCATTAGCGGGTTTTGTGTACCCATTGTCTACAATTTCCTAAGCATCTTAGGAGCAAGAATGACTTTCATTCGTAGacataatttttcataattttcttttgtgaGACGGGTACTGAAAAGACAATGGACAATTATTTTtcatggctctgataccacatTGTTGAAAATAATAATGCCACCCAAGAATTATGTCCACGCTAAATAGCAAAAACAAGAAAGTAACAACTACAACAAATCTTTTAACGGGGTAAAATATATATCTAAACAAAGTATAATTATAACAACACTTTTACAACTTGGCAGTGTAAAGAGATTACTACACCTTAAACGGAAAAAAAACACAACTCACTAAAAAGAACTTGTGGATTACTCTATCTCCTCTTTATAGctctcttatttatttatttttgggtgTACTTCAACTGAAAGACCAACAATCCTATTAATTTTAATAGGAAGAGGAGCTGTTGTTTTTACCAATCAGAATGAATTAATTCTGACGCATACAAATTGCTACATTGCAATTTGCAATGCAAATTGctcaattcatttttattcCTTATCTTTGTCCttctatttttactttattttatttcaaactatttaaTTATTGGACCCCACACAAACTGTAGTTTAGAAGGAATTCAAATGATTTAGAAAGGGAAGATTTGAACTTTTTGATGCAGAAACTGGAAATTGTGGTATTAGAGGAAGATGTGAAAGACTATACTTTAGATTGGCAGCAAGGATAGGAGATTTACTGTTAAATTATGCTATAAGGTGAAGCTGAGAcatggaaaaaaagaagatcaCTGACCATGGCAAATGTGTTAGAAGaccatatttaaattataagaGTCATAGTAATCGCAATcctagaagaagaaaagagacgGTATTCTCCTATATAAAGGCTCTTTCAAGTGattctatttcaatttttggTTGAACTTTTTTCTTGGCAGTTCGGACATGTAGGGATGGCAATAGGACGGGGTGGGGGTGGGGACATAAATCTTCCCCCATCCAGCATAATTTGCTTCTCCTCCAAAATAGGATTAGGGATAGTTTTTagttattgaatttatttcctatttttatGTGTATAGCAGAAGCAGAATAGAATATTACTTATCTATTTCAAATAGCAGAACACAGTGCTATTCATTTCTCCTTACAGAAATGAGTAGttaaattaactttttattaatttgaaatagcAGAATACAATTTCTTTCCTAACATTGTAGTTAGTATTTCGCAAGGTTTtagaaatactattttttaaaactttgttTTGTTTGACCCCACATAAACCCGCAACCCGCCcccattaattttttaaagatatattttaACCTGCCCCGCCCCAGCCCCAGCCCTCGCCCCCTGTCCCTGCCCCCGCCCCCGCCCTCACATATCCTTAAACCCGCTCCGGACCACATAGCCCAAAACCCGCCcagccccattgccatccctacgGACATGTATTCATCCTTTAACAACACTAATAATCCTTCAAAAAACTGAGTTGCATTTTCAATAAGAAGATTCATCCGTTCAAGCCCAGTCCCACAAGCAACAAATATTGCTTACTATTTGTGAAACTTCTCTAGGTTACACCAGGACTTTTAACACAATTAGTAATAGAAACTAAGAAAATATTCCCCTCAAATATAATCACAGATGAACTTCAGTTCAAATTCATATAACAAGTTTTATTCGTCATCCTACAGTCAGGTTGTTAGTCAGAATTTTAGCAATCTCTTCCTGAACAAAGAAGTTTGTAACAAGCAAGGGTGGCAAAGCTATTGAAAGTGATAATGTACCTGCAGCCCTGTATCTATAAGGGTAAGTCCTTAAAGGATCCAATAGTGAGGCCATGCTGAGATCACCATTTGCCATGTCACGATCACAATACTCTGACCGTTTTTCATAAGCTGACGCCTTGTTCCGAGCCTTGTCTATCAGCTTAGTCATTTCCTCATAAGCAGACTTCTGATCACTTTTTAGATGATATACACGAGCTAACCCTTGATGAGCTCTTGTATGCTTTATCTCGAGGGCCCTGACATAGCAGTCTGCAGCAAGGTCCAGCTTATTGCAATCCACGTAAATACTCCCTAGATTATTTAATGCCTGCCAAGAAAACATAACATGAATAAATTCATTTACAGAAACACCAAGAGAACTAGTTTGGAGAAATGACCCACTTGTCCCTTGCGAAGACCATCTGAAGGACATTTAAGTGCTTCCTCCAACAGTTGGATGACATAAGATGAAGATTCAGAATCCAGAGTTGCATCAGCTAGAGCATACGCTTTAAGGAAAAAGGCTTCGAATGACCTTTGGAGAGAAATGGATTCCTCAGCCTTGGCAAGTGCTTCTTCACGATGTCCAGTGTCATATAAAATCCATCCTTCGTACACAAGCCTTTCATATGTGGAGGTGGAATGATTCCGGGCCAGGCGCAAACTGCGCATTGCAGCTTTTTGACAATTTAACCTGCATGTAAAGTGTGTTAGGTAAACATAAGTTATAGGATGTGCTTCTATCAAATGATTATGAAAATCAACAGCATGGAGTGTTACCCATGATAAGGCTTTTCTGTCTATGAATGACCTATATTGCCAGTTTTTTCCCAAATCTATTTATGTCATTCACATTTGTCGATTCAatccaaataaatatagttaGGATAAAGTTGCTTCGTAAGTTATCAATTTCAACTTTTACTACACGATCTCATAACTTAAAACCCAGGCTTGATGTGCTACAATCAATAGTCATGCTGTTTAAACATAACATACCACATGAGACAACAAGATTATGATCAATAGATCGCCACAAAAAGTTTATCTCTCATCACAATGATCAGTCTTTCCCTTTTTTCGTTTTTGCTTGCATTCCCCAAAAATGAAGGAAACGGATGTCAGGATCTAAAGAAGGTAGGAATTGTGCATACAGCTTTAACTTGCAGCAAAATTCAAAAGATAATGTCTCAATAAACTACCGTAATAGGAGCAGAGATTGTCTGAATCGCAGAATGCTCCTCCCAGGATCATTTATTAGCATCTGGTGTATAACAGCCAGTGAACCAATATCATCAACAGATGACCATTGATCGTAGAGTTGCATCCAGCAATCTGCAGGGCTCCACGGCTGGACGTGCAGACTGAGAAGCTCAACCAGGTGGTCAGCCCTCATTTTCCCACGAAACATCACATAGTTTGGCTCTAGAGTCAACAATGCTCGGATATCTCTTATAGCAGATTGATAATCCTCAAGTGCAATAAAACACCAAGCCCGCAGTTCAAGGCAGTCTGGAGAGACCTTAAAACCAACAATTCGATTTATCTCCGCAATAGCAGCCTCAATCTGGTTCTCTTCTACCATCACAATGGCTCTGTATTTGTATGGAAAAGAAAGGGCGGGATCCAATCTGGTGGCATCATTAACATCCAAAATCTTTTGTTTGCCTAAGCTGTACAAAGACCTCTCTTGGTACATCCACCCCATAGGTGTGTACTCTGAAATAATACCATTAATTAGCTCAAAAGCCAAAAACCGCTGCCCTTGCTTGAATTTAGCCCGTGCAACACCTACTACTGAATAAACATGGCCAGCCTCAATTGCCATCTCAAAATAACGTTGAGCTTCTTTGTAATCCTTCCTTTGAAGCAACACACATCCAAGTTGATGCATAGCTAGTGCCTTTTGCCATCTTTCAGTCGCACACTCCTTCAATCTCTCCAACAACATAAGTGTAACTTTGGACATCATGTTATCTTCTATTGCTACCTGGctaaggaaataatataagaGGAAAGAAGTTTGCCCAACTGTGGCAAGTCTCTCCCTAGCCTCAGAGCTACAAAATGTGTTGAGAACTTTTGGATTA
It encodes the following:
- the LOC125870213 gene encoding ethylene-overproduction protein 1-like yields the protein MSREGKEESGNIWKSRFASLILQLSHTMRGFKLKDRCKTTQVHAYNTNPFPISPTSSKLQYPTINSILSESPFLPYGLPKTHSFEPPLDLSLKSLDFVQSLADLYRKLQMTQDFNKSLLYLEQYALLYTLGDPKLLRRCLQSARQHAVDVHSKVVLSAWLRFERREDELVGSSAFDCIGRVLECPKTALLHGYDPKSVFDHCQSHPPPNQISDANNFLTSENDGGIIHFCIHNQEVNCIRGRIAALSAPLKSMLYGDFIESDKEKIDFTHIGISVDGMRAVDSFSRTRRFDSYPPNILLELLSFANRFCCEELKSASDSYLASSVSDIDEALILIDYALDERAPLLVASCLQLMLRELPGYLYNPKVLNTFCSSEARERLATVGQTSFLLYYFLSQVAIEDNMMSKVTLMLLERLKECATERWQKALAMHQLGCVLLQRKDYKEAQRYFEMAIEAGHVYSVVGVARAKFKQGQRFLAFELINGIISEYTPMGWMYQERSLYSLGKQKILDVNDATRLDPALSFPYKYRAIVMVEENQIEAAIAEINRIVGFKVSPDCLELRAWCFIALEDYQSAIRDIRALLTLEPNYVMFRGKMRADHLVELLSLHVQPWSPADCWMQLYDQWSSVDDIGSLAVIHQMLINDPGRSILRFRQSLLLLRLNCQKAAMRSLRLARNHSTSTYERLVYEGWILYDTGHREEALAKAEESISLQRSFEAFFLKAYALADATLDSESSSYVIQLLEEALKCPSDGLRKGQALNNLGSIYVDCNKLDLAADCYVRALEIKHTRAHQGLARVYHLKSDQKSAYEEMTKLIDKARNKASAYEKRSEYCDRDMANGDLSMASLLDPLRTYPYRYRAAVLMDDQRETEAVEELTRAISFKPDLQMLNLRAAFHESMTDFSRALQDSEAALCLDPNHKDTLDLYSRTRLKNT